One segment of Triticum aestivum cultivar Chinese Spring chromosome 2A, IWGSC CS RefSeq v2.1, whole genome shotgun sequence DNA contains the following:
- the LOC123185783 gene encoding B-box zinc finger protein 20 isoform X2, whose protein sequence is MKVQCDVCEAEAASVFCCADEAALCDACDRRVHRANKLAGKHRRLSLLHPSPSSPSSSPSSKPPLCDICQEKRGLLFCKEDRAILCRECDVQVHTVSELTRRHGRFLLTGVRVSSAPAESPAPSGQEEEEGNSTSPCNADSCSGDASASASASDGSSISEYLTKTLPGWHVEDFLLDDAAVAVSSNKPYQVGLARVGGPQEGYPAWAGQEQLIGGVVVAAGERASRELWVPQMHAGAAWAGSKRPRPSSSLGSSSYW, encoded by the exons ATGAAGGTGCAGTGCGACGTGTGCGAGGCCGAGGCGGCCTCCGTCTTCTGCTGCGCCGACGAGGCCGCGCTGTGCGACGCGTGCGACCGCCGCGTCCACCGCGCCAACAAGCTCGCCGGCAAGCACCGCCGCCTGTCCCTCCTCCACCCGTCGCCGTCCtcgccctcctcgtcgccttcgtcGAAGCCGCCTCTCTGCGACATCTGCCAG GAGAAGAGGGGGCTCCTGTTCTGCAAGGAGGACAGGGCGATCCTGTGCCGGGAGTGCGACGTCCAGGTGCACACGGTCAGCGAGCTGACGAGGCGGCACGGCCGGTTCCTGCTCACCGGCGTGCGCGTCTCGTCGGCGCCGGCGGAGTCCCCCGCGCCGTCGggtcaggaggaggaggaagggaacAGCACCAGCCCCTGCAACGCCGACTCCTGCAGCGGCGACGCCAGCGCCAGCGCGAGCGCGAGCGACGGCAGCAGCATCTCCGAGTACCTGACCAAGACGCTGCCCGGGTGGCACGTCGAGGACTTCCTCCTggacgacgccgccgtcgccgtctccTCGAACAAGCCGTATCAG GTAGGGCTGGCTCGGGTCGGTGGGCCGCAAGAAGGGTACCCGGCGTGGGCGGGCCAGGAGCAGCTGATCGGTGGAGTCGTTGTCGCCGCGGGTGAGCGGGCCAGCCGCGAGCTGTGGGTACCGCAGATGCACGCGGGGGCGGCGTGGGCCGGCAGCAAGCGACCTCGGCCGTCGTCGTCTCTCGGCTCCTCCTCCTACTGGTGA
- the LOC123185783 gene encoding B-box zinc finger protein 20 isoform X1, producing MKVQCDVCEAEAASVFCCADEAALCDACDRRVHRANKLAGKHRRLSLLHPSPSSPSSSPSSKPPLCDICQEKRGLLFCKEDRAILCRECDVQVHTVSELTRRHGRFLLTGVRVSSAPAESPAPSGQEEEEGNSTSPCNADSCSGDASASASASDGSSISEYLTKTLPGWHVEDFLLDDAAVAVSSNKPYQQVGLARVGGPQEGYPAWAGQEQLIGGVVVAAGERASRELWVPQMHAGAAWAGSKRPRPSSSLGSSSYW from the exons ATGAAGGTGCAGTGCGACGTGTGCGAGGCCGAGGCGGCCTCCGTCTTCTGCTGCGCCGACGAGGCCGCGCTGTGCGACGCGTGCGACCGCCGCGTCCACCGCGCCAACAAGCTCGCCGGCAAGCACCGCCGCCTGTCCCTCCTCCACCCGTCGCCGTCCtcgccctcctcgtcgccttcgtcGAAGCCGCCTCTCTGCGACATCTGCCAG GAGAAGAGGGGGCTCCTGTTCTGCAAGGAGGACAGGGCGATCCTGTGCCGGGAGTGCGACGTCCAGGTGCACACGGTCAGCGAGCTGACGAGGCGGCACGGCCGGTTCCTGCTCACCGGCGTGCGCGTCTCGTCGGCGCCGGCGGAGTCCCCCGCGCCGTCGggtcaggaggaggaggaagggaacAGCACCAGCCCCTGCAACGCCGACTCCTGCAGCGGCGACGCCAGCGCCAGCGCGAGCGCGAGCGACGGCAGCAGCATCTCCGAGTACCTGACCAAGACGCTGCCCGGGTGGCACGTCGAGGACTTCCTCCTggacgacgccgccgtcgccgtctccTCGAACAAGCCGTATCAG CAGGTAGGGCTGGCTCGGGTCGGTGGGCCGCAAGAAGGGTACCCGGCGTGGGCGGGCCAGGAGCAGCTGATCGGTGGAGTCGTTGTCGCCGCGGGTGAGCGGGCCAGCCGCGAGCTGTGGGTACCGCAGATGCACGCGGGGGCGGCGTGGGCCGGCAGCAAGCGACCTCGGCCGTCGTCGTCTCTCGGCTCCTCCTCCTACTGGTGA